In Rosa rugosa chromosome 4, drRosRugo1.1, whole genome shotgun sequence, the genomic stretch TTGTAATTCAAGGAGGGTTGACGAGGCCTTCGGGGTTATGAAGATAATGAAGGATAAGAATGTGACTCCTAATGAAGCTACTGTCAGATCATTGGTTCATGGGGTGTTTCGTTGCATGGACCCCAGTAAGGCTTTTGAGTTGTTATTAAGTTTTGTTGAAAGGGAGTCTCTCTTGTTTAAGGTAGCTTGTGATACCATACTGTATTGCCTTTCAATTAACCACATGGCAAGGGAGATTGCTGTGTTTTTAAAGAAATCTGGTGTGAAAGGTTATTTGCCTGACAGTTCAACATTTAACATCGCAATGGTTTGTTTGACAAAGGAATCAGCTCATCCTCAGCATGACGTACATGATATATTTGAAAGTTTTATACATCGAGGTGGAAAACCAGGATTTGGTACTTATCTTGCATTAATTGAAGCTATGTACAAGGCCGGAAACGTTGATGAGGGGAATCAAATCTTTGAGCAAATGATCAAGGATGGACTTATATCTAGTGTCTTCTCATATAACATGGTAATTGATTGCCTTTGCAAAGCCCAAATTATGGACATGGCATCAAAGGCCTTTGGAGATATGCAGCAGAAAGATATTCCTCCTAACCTTGTAACATTCAATACACTTCTTACCGGATATTGCAAGGCTGGAGAGGTAAGTAAGGCACATGAACTGTTGATAATGCTCCTAGAACATGGTTTCAAACCGGATATATTCACTTTTAGTACAATAATTGACGGACTCTGTCGGGTGCACCAGATTGATGACGCTTTCGATTGTTTTGCTGAGATGGTCAGGTGGGGGATCACTCCAAATGTCATCACATACAATATATTGTTACGCTCTTTGTGTTTCGTCGGAGATATTGCTAGAGGAGTGCGACTAATGAAAAGTATGCAGGTAGATGGAATAAAACCAGATGCTTACTCTTTCAGTTATCTTATTCAAAGTCTTTGTAGGATGAACAAGGTTGAGAAAGCAGAGGAATTTTTTCTTGCTATGTTGAGATCAGGTTTGAATCCTGACAATTATACATACAGTGTTTTTATCAAGGCATTGTGTGACTTGGGAAGACTTGACGTGGCAAAGGAGATATTCCTCTCTATGGAAGCATATGATTGTTTACCCGATTCTTCTATTTGCAATGTAATGTTGGATTCTCTGGTTCAGCATAACCGTTTTGAAGAGGCCTGTAGAATAGTAAAAAGTTTTGTCAGGAGAAAAAACTAAATTCCTAACTTGTTGGATATGGTCAACCCATGAGTCCATGCTGCTTTGTATCAACATTGGTCCAGAAGTCAGGTCCAGCCTTAATACAGAAGACTGATGAATAGTTTGTGTAATGCATTTTGGAATCAATTGCATACTGGATATGGTCTTATGCTGCTTTGTATCAGCCTTGCCTCTGAAGTCAGGTCCTGCCATGATACACAAAGCCGATTCTTATAGAAACGAAAAGCAAAACACACAAGGCTGATTGATAGTTCTGTAGTGCATTTTCAGAATGAACTGCATCCTGAGTATGTTGCAAGAGACTTCAATTTATCTCCTGGGTATGTAGCAGTGCACTCTACTCCATTTCCcttaattgttttattatttCTCGGTGATAAGTTGCATTATTGTTGGTGTATGCATGTAGAGTTGTTTGCTCGTCTCCAAGCAAATTTCTGCTCTATATATGTAGTTAATTTTATGTTGCATTTTTATGAGGCAAACTTAAACATTACCAAGATACCAAAATAAGTACATAATCATAGATTTTACGCTAGCATACCTGCAATATTGAAAAAGTTTCTAAGAAAGGAGTTGACTGAAAATTTTCTTGACTTCTCAAACAGCCATCTTCTTGTCTTGTGTACTTAATTAGTGTGTGAACTGAACTCTGTCTGCACCAATTTAGTTAGCTCCTCAGCTTTCCCATCCTTTAGATTCCTTTAAAGTGAAAATGCCAATTTACTGGACAATTACAATTCAAGACCATTGCAGTGTGAGGATGGTTCTTGGCCATtgaagtagtttttttttttttttttttttttttttttggggggcaGGGCGCGGTAGGAAGAGTGTAGTGGAAGAAGGTTTATATGGAAGAGGAAAGTTGTCTAGTAATTAGTTGAGGGGTTGATTCCCTATTGAAGTAATAGGGTAGGTTATTGGTTGCATTAGTTGATCGGAAATCCAGAAGTATGGGGCTCAGAAATGCAAAACCCTTGGTGACAGAGGCGGAGCCACGTTGGGGCATGGTGGGTCCCGTGCTCCAGTCAGATCTTCATTATATATGTATCTGGTTTCATATTTTCGTGAAAAGCTGTTGGGATGCAGTGGTAAAGGTATCAAAGTACCAAAGCATGGTCCAAGATTCGACTCTTGGTACCGTCCACTATatgtaaactttttttttttatttcttcctttTAATAACATTAGTACTATTCTACCTTCTCAACACAAAAACATTAACACTATCCTTTCATGTAGTTGAatgtttgattaataaaatatgtaatttaaaaaaaaatattgatctttctaattttttatttttattaaaattttaatatattctaagtttcaatttttttttgtaacctTAGAGTGCCCCAGTAGAGACcaatttctggctccgccactgcttGGTGAGATGGCTATGTAAGGACATTAGTATGAGTTAATGAGGACTTGATTAGCCATTGTGAAGATGCTGATAAACAATAAAGCTCTTCTTGTGAAGATGATAAAGCTCTTTTTAGGAAATGGTTGTGGCTGTTTCCTGATAGGGAGACTTTGTGGCACTAGCTGATCAGAAGGGCCTCAAGATAATATGTCCATGAAAGGATATTAGTATCGCGATGAGGACTTCATTAGCCACTGCAGGTCTGTGTTAGGAAATGGTGCGTAACATTTTGGGAAGATGTTGAGGTCGGGGAGCTATCTCTGAGTGGGGTGTGTCCTCCACTGTACTTGTTCACATTGCATTTTatcctttttctttatttgttactTGAATTGTGATGTACTTTATTGATAAATTTTACCTGCGCTTAAAATTAAAAGTAAAGGGAGATGAAAGGCTAAATTTAGAAGTTGTCTGTTATCCTGGGAGGTGGCATTTGTAAAATTTAGGATGGTGAAAATAATAGGAGGGAGGAAAATAGAAGAACAAAAGAACATAACATAAACTGAAAATGAGAGTTACTTCTTTCTGTTGCACGGTATCCGTAACTCTCATTTGGTGGGGAGGGGGGATTGAAGTATCTTATTGTTTGGCTGTACCTAGCAAGGAGTCTTACCATGTCGATTCAGTGGGTGAATGCACCCCTGGACCTATGATTTTGTCAAAGTAATATTGTTAGTTGCATAACTGATATTCGTAGATTAAGCTACTACCTGTTTGTTAGTTCATCCGGTAAGCAACATCATTAACAAGAATTGTTGAACTTAGCTTCATGTTTATTTTCTGGTTTCCTAACTGAAGGAACAATGAAACAGCTGCTTTTCAGGTTTAGTTACGTTCAAGGAGGTGATTGGACAAATAGCGTACATAGACGGCATTTCTTCCAGACAAGGCAGTGTGGCTGCTAAGTTTTTCTGCTGAAATCGGCAATTTTATCTGGTCATGGAGAATAATGAAGTTATGAGAAAATACATGTTGCCCTGTTTGGTCCACATTATAGAGTAAATAATGAAGTAGGATTTGAAGCTTACCACTGGCGGGGGTTTGGACTAGGCATTTATGCGGATTTAAGTCGAATATATTTCATTGATATGTAGATATTTCATTGTGTTCTACTACCTAGGAATCCATAAGATTGCATGTTTCTAACAGATTTTGACTTGTATGACCTTGATAATTGGTATGGCCCCTTTATAAGGCTGAATTTGCCGAAATGGTGGACAGTAATCGTTCCACATATATTTATCTGTTAAATTTCTCCTAGTAAATTAGTGATGCAGCTCTAAGCATGACCATTTCAGTCCATATATGAAGTATGCTCTTCACTACCTCTTAATTTTAGTCGGATGTAATTCTTCTAGTTGCTGTACAAGTTAAATGAAGACCTTCATTTGGTGTTAAAACTTTTGAGACTTATTGGCAGCATGCAGCCATTTTTCAACAGCATGAAATTACAGTCTTCATTGGGATTAGACAAAAGTGATAAAGTCCAATAAGGTGAATCCaagggataattaatgtaagTAATGCTCCTAAAGAGACGTAATTTATAAATTGTTTATGGAAATCAATATCATTGTGGATCGGTGGTCATAgcttaaatttttattttggttctAGTTGCGTAATGTCACTATATCAGTAGTTGGATTTATTTTTAATCAATTTCCAGGACACTTAACAAGACCAGTTCATCTGCACTCTCGACGACTGGAATCCGACCTATTCTCGTTATTGTTATTATTAGCCTCATACTTGTGTGATGCACATGTTATTATTGAAAGAAGGAGAAAATAGAAGTTTTATATTCATTCACTTCAATTTTTTGGTGTTTAATTTTACCATAATAATCCTTCTAGATAATTTCATTATGACTTTCTTTCTTATTCCAAAGGTATTGTGGGCATTTTAAAAATTAGTGTAACTTTTGACACCAAGCTTTGACTGTCCTTCACGAGAGATAGAGATTATTATTATAATTAGCATCGTGGTCATCATCATAAACCATGTAGTTTATTCTCTGAGCAAGTGGATATGAACACCAATGAGCATGAGTTTTAGTTTTTgtcatgttttatttattttgagtgACCTGTTCCCAGCTACCACCTCCCTTGTTCTGGGTTTTTTAGTGTGGTTTCTATAGTCTCATGCTTTGCTTCTTGTGGTTAGTTTCTTGCCGGCCTATTCTTGAAACCTTGTTTTGGTGGTTTTCATTTTCCAATGGCCCTGCTTAGAGCCTCAGCTGAACCGGCTTCTCCTCGTCGGTGGAAGCATGATGTGTTTTTAAGTTTCAGGGGTGAAGACACCCGCAAGGGCATTGTTTCCCATTTATACAATGAGCTGCAAAACAGGAGAGGGATTAAAACATTCAAGGATGATCAGCAGCTTGAAATAGGGACAGCTATTTCTCCAAGTCTCCTAACGGCAATCCAAGAATCATGGTTTGCCATCATTGTTCTCTCGCCAaattatgcttcttcttcttggtgtTTGGATGAACTTGCACACATTTTTCAATGCATGGAAGACAAGAACAGAATTCTGCCTCTTTTTTATCACGTTGATCCCTCTGACGTACGCCATCAAAGGGGAAGTTTTCAAGTAGCCTTCACTAAACATGAACAACTGTCTAGGCAAGACATGGACAAGGTCAAGCAGTGGAGAGATGCTTTAAATAAAGTTGCCTATCTCTGTGGCTGGGATGCCAAGAATTATGAGTAAGCATGATGAGACTATCCTAACAAGATTGATTTGTACTTGTACTTGTACTTCTAGATCTATTATTTGCCTATGACTGATTGACTTCTCCCTTTTGTAGATCCGAAAGGGAGCTTGTCAAAAGCATTGTGACATTTGTGTGCAGCAAAGTACTTCAAGTTTCACGACCTATTGAAATGGAGTCTATAATGCATACTGGAGATTTTGAGGCATTTGAAGCAACCAGACAAGCTATGGATAAGGTCATGTCGGCACTTAAAGATGATAACATCACTGTCATTGGCATCAACGGAATGGGAGGTGTCGGCAAAACAACCATGGTTACATATGTCAGTTCACAAGCCAAAAGAGACGGGATCTTCGATCATGTGATTATGGCTTGTATATCTGAAAACCCTGACTTGATCAAAATTCAAGGCATATTAGCAGATATGTTGGGAATGCAATTGAAAGAGGAGACAGAAATTGGAAGAGCTGGTAGATTGAAGGATAGAATAATGAGAGGAAATAGGGTTCTTATAATCTTGGACGACCTGTGGAAGAATATAAATTTATCAAGCATAGGAATTCCCAGCTACAATGAGCTTAGAAAGTGTAAGTCTAAACTCTTGCTCACCACAAGGAGATTATCTGTTTGTCATGTCATGAGGAGCCAAGCAATCATCCCTCTTAACATCCTATCAAAAGAAGATTCTTGGAGCTTGTTTGTAAAGGAAGTGGgacattcttttcatgaatccACCAGATTTTATGATATAGCGAGGAAGGTAGCTAGAGAATGTGCTGGTCTCCCAATTGCATTGATAACAGTTGCAAGGGCACTGCGATATAAAGACATGGAAGAATGGGAAGAAGCAGCTCGACGACTAGGGATGTCTCAACCTGCCAGCCTTGATGATGAGGGAGATGTTTTCAAATGTATAAAGTTGAGCTATGATTACTTGAAAAGTGATCTTGCCAAGTCATGCTTCTTGCTTTGCTGTCTATTCCCAGAAGACTATGACATCcgcattgaagacttgcttaaATATGGGATCAGTCATGGTTTATTTCGAGATTCCAACACCATGAATGAAGCCAGAGCCAGAATACATTCGGTGGTCAAGTACCTTAAAGCATCAAACTTGCTTTCAGACAGTGAAATAGATGGATGTGTAAGGATGCATGATGTCATTCGGGATATGGCCATATCAACTACATTATCCGAGAACAACAATGGGTTTTTGGTGAAAGCTGGTTTACACAACCTTTCCGAAGAGTTGGTAAGTACAAAACTCCAGGTTTTATTACCTGAAAGTACTTaaatggttttttttatttttctttttcttttttaaatttctgcAATATCCAAATGCAGTAAAATATGTAGTACTAGGTGAAAGAATTTAGAACTTGAAAGA encodes the following:
- the LOC133742697 gene encoding TMV resistance protein N-like isoform X2; amino-acid sequence: MALLRASAEPASPRRWKHDVFLSFRGEDTRKGIVSHLYNELQNRRGIKTFKDDQQLEIGTAISPSLLTAIQESWFAIIVLSPNYASSSWCLDELAHIFQCMEDKNRILPLFYHVDPSDVRHQRGSFQVAFTKHEQLSRQDMDKVKQWRDALNKVAYLCGWDAKNYESERELVKSIVTFVCSKVLQVSRPIEMESIMHTGDFEAFEATRQAMDKVMSALKDDNITVIGINGMGGVGKTTMVTYVSSQAKRDGIFDHVIMACISENPDLIKIQGILADMLGMQLKEETEIGRAGRLKDRIMRGNRVLIILDDLWKNINLSSIGIPSYNELRKCKSKLLLTTRRLSVCHVMRSQAIIPLNILSKEDSWSLFVKEVGHSFHESTRFYDIARKVARECAGLPIALITVARALRYKDMEEWEEAARRLGMSQPASLDDEGDVFKCIKLSYDYLKSDLAKSCFLLCCLFPEDYDIRIEDLLKYGISHGLFRDSNTMNEARARIHSVVKYLKASNLLSDSEIDGCVRMHDVIRDMAISTTLSENNNGFLVKAGLHNLSEELKRSRVEERWERLVGAVLCWKGKESTFENGSHGIGIDASSQANWEVQEILKVADEIQLNDPIVSRILCEHSYQLALYLNSNSDRNGVLQLKSGLMNVWKQKQARLGGETVDRSQDFLVLQKFYKLYREKNNVEKLREEEMKLRESGSICANLGELERKTSIRKRVSATLRILETVLEQLEETPDEKTSQVEERGTCDIGKTSQVEERWEHIVHAVLKRERLGTDAYRRHGTGIVGKVRSSFAISRVINKILDAADEIEDENLIASRILCDQGYLLPRDLDSDSEGNGVLQFKASLMSVTKVLSFGSVM
- the LOC133742697 gene encoding TMV resistance protein N-like isoform X4, with product MALLRASAEPASPRRWKHDVFLSFRGEDTRKGIVSHLYNELQNRRGIKTFKDDQQLEIGTAISPSLLTAIQESWFAIIVLSPNYASSSWCLDELAHIFQCMEDKNRILPLFYHVDPSDVRHQRGSFQVAFTKHEQLSRQDMDKVKQWRDALNKVAYLCGWDAKNYESERELVKSIVTFVCSKVLQVSRPIEMESIMHTGDFEAFEATRQAMDKVMSALKDDNITVIGINGMGGVGKTTMVTYVSSQAKRDGIFDHVIMACISENPDLIKIQGILADMLGMQLKEETEIGRAGRLKDRIMRGNRVLIILDDLWKNINLSSIGIPSYNELRKCKSKLLLTTRRLSVCHVMRSQAIIPLNILSKEDSWSLFVKEVGHSFHESTRFYDIARKVARECAGLPIALITVARALRYKDMEEWEEAARRLGMSQPASLDDEGDVFKCIKLSYDYLKSDLAKSCFLLCCLFPEDYDIRIEDLLKYGISHGLFRDSNTMNEARARIHSVVKYLKASNLLSDSEIDGCVRMHDVIRDMAISTTLSENNNGFLVKAGLHNLSEELKRSRVEERWERLVGAVLCWKGKESTFENGSHGIGIDASSQANWEVQEILKVADEIQLNDPIVSRIC
- the LOC133742697 gene encoding TMV resistance protein N-like isoform X3 translates to MALLRASAEPASPRRWKHDVFLSFRGEDTRKGIVSHLYNELQNRRGIKTFKDDQQLEIGTAISPSLLTAIQESWFAIIVLSPNYASSSWCLDELAHIFQCMEDKNRILPLFYHVDPSDVRHQRGSFQVAFTKHEQLSRQDMDKVKQWRDALNKVAYLCGWDAKNYESERELVKSIVTFVCSKVLQVSRPIEMESIMHTGDFEAFEATRQAMDKVMSALKDDNITVIGINGMGGVGKTTMVTYVSSQAKRDGIFDHVIMACISENPDLIKIQGILADMLGMQLKEETEIGRAGRLKDRIMRGNRVLIILDDLWKNINLSSIGIPSYNELRKCKSKLLLTTRRLSVCHVMRSQAIIPLNILSKEDSWSLFVKEVGHSFHESTRFYDIARKVARECAGLPIALITVARALRYKDMEEWEEAARRLGMSQPASLDDEGDVFKCIKLSYDYLKSDLAKSCFLLCCLFPEDYDIRIEDLLKYGISHGLFRDSNTMNEARARIHSVVKYLKASNLLSDSEIDGCVRMHDVIRDMAISTTLSENNNGFLVKAGLHNLSEELKRSRVEERWERLVGAVLCWKGKESTFENGSHGIGIDASSQANWEVQEILKVADEIQLNDPIVSRILCEHSYQLALYLNSNSDRNGVLQLKSGLMNVWKQKQARLGGETVDRSQDFLVLQKFYKLYREKNNVEKLREEEMKLRESGSICANLGELERKTSIRKRVSATLRILETVLEQLEETPDEKTSQVEERGTCDIGKTSQVEERWEHIVHAVLKRERLGTDAYRRHGTGIVGKVRSSFAISRVINKILDAADEIEDENLIASRISRAIFEEKCNRNHR
- the LOC133742697 gene encoding TMV resistance protein N-like isoform X5, encoding MALLRASAEPASPRRWKHDVFLSFRGEDTRKGIVSHLYNELQNRRGIKTFKDDQQLEIGTAISPSLLTAIQESWFAIIVLSPNYASSSWCLDELAHIFQCMEDKNRILPLFYHVDPSDVRHQRGSFQVAFTKHEQLSRQDMDKVKQWRDALNKVAYLCGWDAKNYESERELVKSIVTFVCSKVLQVSRPIEMESIMHTGDFEAFEATRQAMDKVMSALKDDNITVIGINGMGGVGKTTMVTYVSSQAKRDGIFDHVIMACISENPDLIKIQGILADMLGMQLKEETEIGRAGRLKDRIMRGNRVLIILDDLWKNINLSSIGIPSYNELRKCKSKLLLTTRRLSVCHVMRSQAIIPLNILSKEDSWSLFVKEVGHSFHESTRFYDIARKVARECAGLPIALITVARALRYKDMEEWEEAARRLGMSQPASLDDEGDVFKCIKLSYDYLKSDLAKSCFLLCCLFPEDYDIRIEDLLKYGISHGLFRDSNTMNEARARIHSVVKYLKASNLLSDSEIDGCVRMHDVIRDMAISTTLSENNNGFLVKAGLHNLSEELVSS
- the LOC133742697 gene encoding probable disease resistance protein RPP1 isoform X1, whose product is MALLRASAEPASPRRWKHDVFLSFRGEDTRKGIVSHLYNELQNRRGIKTFKDDQQLEIGTAISPSLLTAIQESWFAIIVLSPNYASSSWCLDELAHIFQCMEDKNRILPLFYHVDPSDVRHQRGSFQVAFTKHEQLSRQDMDKVKQWRDALNKVAYLCGWDAKNYESERELVKSIVTFVCSKVLQVSRPIEMESIMHTGDFEAFEATRQAMDKVMSALKDDNITVIGINGMGGVGKTTMVTYVSSQAKRDGIFDHVIMACISENPDLIKIQGILADMLGMQLKEETEIGRAGRLKDRIMRGNRVLIILDDLWKNINLSSIGIPSYNELRKCKSKLLLTTRRLSVCHVMRSQAIIPLNILSKEDSWSLFVKEVGHSFHESTRFYDIARKVARECAGLPIALITVARALRYKDMEEWEEAARRLGMSQPASLDDEGDVFKCIKLSYDYLKSDLAKSCFLLCCLFPEDYDIRIEDLLKYGISHGLFRDSNTMNEARARIHSVVKYLKASNLLSDSEIDGCVRMHDVIRDMAISTTLSENNNGFLVKAGLHNLSEELKRSRVEERWERLVGAVLCWKGKESTFENGSHGIGIDASSQANWEVQEILKVADEIQLNDPIVSRILCEHSYQLALYLNSNSDRNGVLQLKSGLMNVWKQKQARLGGETVDRSQDFLVLQKFYKLYREKNNVEKLREEEMKLRESGSICANLGELERKTSIRKRVSATLRILETVLEQLEETPDEKTSQVEERGTCDIGKTSQVEERWEHIVHAVLKRERLGTDAYRRHGTGIVGKVRSSFAISRVINKILDAADEIEDENLIASRILCDQGYLLPRDLDSDSEGNGVLQFKASLMSVTKQGLSLRRSATATIDRSEDFVLLQQFYKLYREKNNVEKLLQEKMKMRECSTSSSDNLRESQIIARTRRVFATLTVLRIVLEMQLKQDDTQEIPQELKRLMESDAARIEDLDDYDMNL